In Tripterygium wilfordii isolate XIE 37 chromosome 17, ASM1340144v1, whole genome shotgun sequence, the genomic window CTTCCCTAGCCAacaagggtaaaaaaaaaatcaaataaatgaaCTACTCCTTCCCTATGCCTATGTTCAAGATGGGACTCTTCATGAGTTTCCTTGGCCATCACGAGTTAAAATGCCTTTCTCTTCCTATCTCCTTTGTTATTTACGTGGATCAGCAGAAGATTAATTTGTAATTGGAAAAACATCCCTAAGCCTACTTCATCAGATCCTTTTCCCTATTTTGAAGAGCTCCCAGGTTTTccatcttaaagaaagtgcacgAACCAATTGGAACTTTGGAAGCACTAAGATCAATGCACTAACTCACCCAGCCACGATGCATGCAGAAGATGGTGAGCACATAATACATTTTCCTCCTCTGCTATCATAGCATCATTTCCTAAAATCTTAACCTTGACATCAACGGCAAGCAACGCATCATGCACCATGCAGGGCAAAAATGCGTAACCTTGGATTTTGCAGTATCCTCATCAAGCCTACAACCTGTGCATTTTCAACGTAGAACATGTACATGTTGCAAATTTCCTCGGTTGCAAGTCATTCAATAGAGAAGAGAAAATTTCAAATCAAGTAGAAAAGGAAAGAGATATGACAGAGAAAATGGGCAAAGAGAGACACTTTGACCATCTACGTGCTGCATGTGTGATTAACAGTCCACATCAGCATTTAATAGTCACAGCAGCAACTTCCATGACAACAGTTTTGCCAGAATGGCTTCATTACTTCATTTGGAAAACACCAGTAACCAAAATTTTCCAGACAGTGACCAAATTGATTTGAAAAATCTTTCAACCAACCGATGGAAACTGAGCCTGGTCCTATCCATCTGTAAATATCCCCATATTTTGGACCATTACTATCGCATTTTGTTGTGTTGACACAATTTTGTTTTACctatttataattttacttgAATAAATATGCTGAAAATGTACTTTCAATTTTTCTGCTTCTTTAGTTCGTCTAAAGTTGTACTTTGCCGCCAACCATTTTGCATTTAGTTTGCATGTCCATAAGTGAAACATACAGAAGTGAACCTATGGTAGCCAATACCACATTTGAGGCCATAGCTGTGGCTCAGATCTAAAGGGCAGACAAACAAGAAGTAATCCAAATTGTCGTCATGCTTACCCATAAAGGTACCATTGCTGGAAACTCGAACGGGCAAATACCAGCACAAACACCAAGTGGCTCTCTAATGCTATATGTATCAGTTCCATTGGACATGTTGGAAATGAATTCCCCAATTTGAAGAGATGTCAAGCCACAGGCATGTTCTACCACCTCTACGAGGGAACATCAGAGACATTATGGAGCACAATCTTACCTTTTGAGAATGTGTTAATAGTGGCCAAAGTCGATAATAAACTTACCAAGCCCGTGCATCACATCAGCATATGAATCTTTTAGAGGCTTTCCATGTTCAGTAGTAATGTTCATAGCTAGTTTATCCTGAAAAAATAATGTCACTAAGTCCTCCCACCAATATAAAACtgaaaggaacaaaaaaaaaaaacagatacgATTTCAGAAAGTACAATGTCTCTCCGGATAAGGCCTTGGAATTTGAACATGATACGTTGACGGGTTGTAATCGGCGTTCTTCGCCACAACGGAAAAGCTCGCTTTGCTGCAAATACTGCAGCTCTGAATTCCTCATTTGTAGTTAAAGGTACTTGAGAAACAACTTGCTGTGTGGCCTATCACATGTCAATAAATGAATCAGAGAAAGGTTACAACCACATATTAtcaaaaatgatgatgataagcAACTCAATGAAAATGGGAAATTCAAAAACTTACAGGGTTTAAAACATCAATAGATGCACATGAATGCGAATCCACAAATCTTCCTCCAATAAGATTGGGAACCCTCTGAAATGCAGTAATCAAAGAGTTAAAGCTCTACTGAAATCTACATAGAACCCATAGCAATGGGAAGATAAAACTTGGTGATCTAATTTGCACAGAATAATCTAGAGCTTACTGGGGGGTCGCAAAGCCTCCAAGATGGCTCTATAACCGAGAGAGAATTATTTCTTACAGCAGATTTCTGAGGTCTCAACGACTTGAAATTTCTCACTGCAACATAAACATGTCAGCATCTTAGGAAAGTGAACGTAAATAGTAAACTGACTCATGCGAATTTTTCAAGGATTTCTAAGAATGGCAACTGGAAAAGTCAATCCTATAGAGGAACATTTCAGTCAATACTCCACATGATTATGTGAAACTCATCCACAGATCAATGACAATAAGCATCCAAACAATAGATAAGAGTTTTAAATCCTAGCGACATTGTTATCATTCACATGCACCATACCTACGCAATGAAGACGTGACAATAGACAGACAGCTGGCCACCACATAATAGGAAGCAAATTGGCTCACGCCACAGAGACATTTCCTAGCTCTATTGGAGAACTAATTAGGTAAATGTAAGAATGATCCAcaagtattgaaaaaaaaattacccgCTAGATTTCCTTGTCTGAGCTTAGCTTTGACATTGTATACATGCTTTGGAGTTGATAAAAGGTCTGGGTTAGTTTGTCTGAGTCTCTTTAGAATTTGGCGAGGTTTTAGTCCAGCTTCCGTCATCTCTTTGATCAATACAACTTCTCTCTCTGAGAAGCGACGAGCAGAAGGATGTTCAGAAATGTCTTTTAAGGCTTCATGATTATGTGTCCCATTCTTCACAGTAAGTACCCACAAGCCCTCATCCTTCTTACCAACAACTTCAAAAGGACAGTTGGTAAGCCTAGaacccatttttctttttcgggcACTTTCGACAGAGGACTCATCTGCAGCTTTACGCCTATTGCGGTAAACACCCCCTCGGTCACAGCCAAGGATTACCACCTTGTCCCTCTTAGACTGCTTGATAGTCACCACATACCCCTGGGATACAGCAAAGTCCCCAACATGCTGTATAAGTTCTTCACGGTCTACAAAAGTCCCAGGAGGAGGTGGAAGCAGCATGGATTCATTCAGCCCTGTGCTACCCTGACTGTCCATCATTCATCTATGAATTTATCATCCATTAAAAAGCTCTGTGCACCAAATCAAACGTTCACAACATCACCACTCATCCATTTGTTCATTCTTCCTTGTTAGGCTCATGAAAACCAAAACTATAACCATAATCAGCTCAAATAATATAGACACCAGAAATAGTTATTAtatatcaaataaaaatttCCAAGCTAGAATAAAGctgtttttgtattcttttgcACACATGAGATACCTATTTATCATTTGAAACATAtccatgtcaaagttcaaaagtGTGTAAAGTCTTCTGCCTTCcatagaaggggaaaaaaaaaagagacttcTGCCTTTAACATCAGTCACTTACTTCAATATCAATATTGCAAAGAATTGAGATAGAATGGAATAATTGATACCTTGCAATTATTTGAGTTCACATATTCCTAAAAGTTATTCCATATCTTTTACTCagtattcaagcaccaaggacATGGATCACATTTGCCACTTAATTAACTAACTTGGACTTGGACAAAATAGTTAAAAAGGATTTCTCTTAATAGATCACGCGGCAGATCAGTCTTTACCACTTCCTCCATCACAAACAACCTCTCGTACAAGCACAGTCCTgcatatttaaacaaaaaaagaaagaaagagtaaGATGTTAATCGAATGTCTCCTCAATATCTCACCAATGTTAATCTTTCTGCACATTTGCATTTCCTCAGCAGCTAATGCACCGACAAGGATAAATAGCATATGGAGATTTAAGTATGAAACACCATTTTCATTCCCAGCAATAACAAAAGCGAAaaacaagagaagaaaataggTCAATAACAGTTTATAGTTTCAAATTACATAGccaggaaacaaaaaaaaaaatgcaaagcaGACCGAGAACTTAAAAAGTTCTGAATTGACAACATACGGGTACAAATAGTAGCTGAGACAAAGATTCCCAGGTTTTCTGCAAAGAATTCAAATGGAAAATTaacgagagagagaaagaaaaatgaatgtTCTTCCACCAGTAAAAATCATACTTCGTTTACAACTTGCAATCAAAAGCAAAATTCACATCTCTTTAACTAGCCAGGGACGACGATGATCGGCAGGCGAATAGACGGCCGATTCGTCAAGTAATCAGAAAAAACGAGGGATTTGTTCGGGTGCGACTGTAATATCTCCCAGCAAAAATTTCGCAAAATATAACATAAAAGGAAtttgtaaattaattattttctgcTTTGGggcaaaaattaaattttaacttTTACTCGAATTTCAAGTGGAAGCCCACATGTCAGGTGAGATCCAGCCCATATTAACTAAAAGCAGTCCAAAATCTATTACtcctatattttattttttttcttctcattaaCCTATGAAGAACATAAAAATTCAATTATATTATGCACTAAAACTCGGACCATCAGGACATGTTTTGGTATCAATGTATCATTTGATTTCAGAAATTCAGAGTTCATGAATCAACAATTAGGCCTATCAAAGGGAGAGAGGGTGCTCCATTTAGTCCTAAGGTAGCGAAATTTCTTGTCGGGTTCCGACCCGCACGAAACGCATAACGATTTGGGTACTTATCTCGGAGAGGGGCTTGGTGAAAATGAAATAGACATGTCTGTGAAGATGCGGACTACGAAAGACCCTATGAAGATGTCTGTGGGTGCTCCATTTACGTTGGAGTAGTTTATTCTCGTTTATTCTCCTTAGTCGATGTGGGATACCCACAAGGTATTAACAAAGAAGATGGAGATACAGATTACagagaaaatgattaaaaaaaaaagaaaaaaaaagagagacttTCCCAATAGTCATCTCATTGCATATATGAACTGCAGGAGTTGTTACATACTAGATTCCATTAACAGTATTACTAGAAAATCTCTTTTGATTCACcatgattgaatttattgcaTCTAATTAGCCTCTTAATCAAATCCATCCTGTAATGGCAGAACTGAGAAAAAGCTTGTACCTGCATCAACCTCTTCAAACTGATCAACATCTTTCCCCTTCAAATGGCGTTTCAATTCCTGCCTACACAACATCAATTGATCTTCCAATTCTTTCCTCTCGGATTCACGCTTCATCACAATCCAATGCAATGATTGAATCAGATCTTGATCATATTCATGCTTCTCTACCAGTATACGGTGCTGATTGGCTTCAATCTCAAGATTACTCTTCTCACTTTGGAGCCGCAGAATCATGGCCATTGCCTCCCTTGCTGCTGATGCAGCCGCCATTCGTTCCTTCTCGAGCTCCCCACAGGCAGAATTGGCTCTCTCCCTTTCCTTCTTCACCATTTCTCTCAGTGTCATTACATCAAACACTTCATCTTCTCCACAACACTCCTTTTCGAtttcaccatcaccaccaccacctaaTGCTGCTACATCCTGTTCTACTGCTTCTGAATTACCCAACAATACACTTTTTGAACAGATCCCATTTCTCAGTTCAATCTGTTCTTCCAAATAATCATAGAAAAAAAGCAAAGAC contains:
- the LOC119982402 gene encoding methylmalonate-semialdehyde dehydrogenase [acylating], mitochondrial-like; amino-acid sequence: MMDSQGSTGLNESMLLPPPPGTFVDREELIQHVGDFAVSQGYVVTIKQSKRDKVVILGCDRGGVYRNRRKAADESSVESARKRKMGSRLTNCPFEVVGKKDEGLWVLTVKNGTHNHEALKDISEHPSARRFSEREVVLIKEMTEAGLKPRQILKRLRQTNPDLLSTPKHVYNVKAKLRQGNLAVRNFKSLRPQKSAVRNNSLSVIEPSWRLCDPPRVPNLIGGRFVDSHSCASIDVLNPATQQVVSQVPLTTNEEFRAAVFAAKRAFPLWRRTPITTRQRIMFKFQGLIRRDIDKLAMNITTEHGKPLKDSYADVMHGLEVVEHACGLTSLQIGEFISNMSNGTDTYSIREPLGVCAGICPFEFPAMVPLWMFPIAVACGNTFILKPSEKNPGAAVMLAELAMEAGLPGGVLNIVHGTNDIVNDICDDDNIKAISFVGQSGAGAYVYGRASARGKRVLSNIGGKYHAVVMPDASTNTTLNTLVAAGFGGGRKCMALSTVVVVGSLTPWEESLVERAKLLKVTAGTESDADIGPLIGKQAKERICRLIQASVETGAKLVLDGRNIVVPGYELGNFVGPTILSDVTVDMDCYKGEMCGPVLLCMQVDNLEDAMAIVNRNKYCNGASIFTTSGAAARKFQTEIEVGHVGINVPISVSLPFASCTSSRHSVAGDTNFDGKAGVQFYTNVKTVTQQWQDFPADDLASDTLAMPCSWLSS
- the LOC119981948 gene encoding myosin-binding protein 3-like; the encoded protein is MHILGPFGLLIVTLAGVDLQAWPNSTSFLEVLIQDEGFGGILILSLLFFYDYLEEQIELRNGICSKSVLLGNSEAVEQDVAALGGGGDGEIEKECCGEDEVFDVMTLREMVKKERERANSACGELEKERMAAASAAREAMAMILRLQSEKSNLEIEANQHRILVEKHEYDQDLIQSLHWIVMKRESERKELEDQLMLCRQELKRHLKGKDVDQFEEVDAGTSFFSVLPLQDGFD